The DNA segment GATCGAGCAGGCTGTGATGCACAGGGTTACCTGATAACGCCTGGAGTGTGAGTGGGGTGATGAACTCCATTGCGGCAGCGGTCATGATCACCTGAACATTGGCGCCAGCCTTTTTAAACAGGCGGATAAGCTCTGCGGATTTATAAGCAGCGATGCCGCCGCTGACGCCGACTAAAATGTTTTTGTTGGTAAGTTGTTTCATGACACCTACTGACTACACTGGAATGTTATGGCTAAGATACCATTGGCTGATGCTTATTCGAAATGACTTTATCCATCATAATCAACAAGGAGGTTGATTAACATGGCGATTGTGAATTGGACTGCGGCACAGCGACCACGAGAAAAGCTATTATTTGGAGGCGCGGCATCGTTGAGCGATGCGGAGCTTCTGGCGATACTCTTGCGTACCGGTGTGGCGGGGTGTTCGGCAGTAGAGTTGGCGCAGTTGATGTTGCGTCGTTTTGGTGGTTTGAGGGCTGTGCTGAGGGCGGACCAGCAGGCGTGCTGCCAGATAAAAGGTGTTTCAGAAGCAAAGTTTGTTCAAATTCAGGTGGTTACGGAGCTCTCGAAGCGAGCGATGGCGGAGGCCATGTGTACGGAGGGGGTATTGAGCAGTTCGTATGCAACGAAAGAGTACTTACGTTTGTATCTGCGTGAGACCGAGTACGAGGTCTTTGTTGTGATGTTTTTAACGAATGCACATGCAGTAATTGCCACAGAGGAGATGTTTCAA comes from the Sinobacterium caligoides genome and includes:
- the radC gene encoding RadC family protein, with the protein product MAIVNWTAAQRPREKLLFGGAASLSDAELLAILLRTGVAGCSAVELAQLMLRRFGGLRAVLRADQQACCQIKGVSEAKFVQIQVVTELSKRAMAEAMCTEGVLSSSYATKEYLRLYLRETEYEVFVVMFLTNAHAVIATEEMFQGTIDGASVYPREVVKRGLHHNAAAIICAHNHPSGTPEPSEADIRITLRLKSALDLVGISVLDHMVVGDMEVVSLAERGVI